From Musa acuminata AAA Group cultivar baxijiao chromosome BXJ3-8, Cavendish_Baxijiao_AAA, whole genome shotgun sequence, one genomic window encodes:
- the LOC135644828 gene encoding protein IQ-DOMAIN 19-like, producing MWKTGKWLRSFLTGKKDGKKEKAESFSSPLPINSQSSPISVPAPKEKRGWRYPRWAGAGKSLSSQELSTSVPPLQRLSEAAIDNKRHAMAVAVATAAAADAAVAVAQAAAAVVRLTTAATKQKATAVKEDAATKIQSAFRAYLARKALCALRGLVKLQALVRGHLVRKQAAATLRCMQALVIAQERARARRIRMAEESQVIPQWQSIHRRSPQHPQSRQSHDMDRNSNKNIEIVDLDLGGSRGSIKSRKSYSTTKTETNEQQFSGYYDQNFSPSNVDQNQQFSPAPSAFTEMSGRAYSGHFEDFTFITAQSSPQYLSAIPVPDPTHSYGHPFFPNYMANTESSRAKARSQSAPRQRTDTFERQTSRRRLSTEGRNIPRVVKMQRSSSHVGLIIDGYQYPLSFKLDRSSMSLKDSECGSTSTVLTNTNYCS from the exons ATGTGGAAGACAGGCAAATGGCTCAGGAGCTTCTTGACGGGGAAGAAGGATGGAAAGAAAGAGAAAGCTGAATCATTTTCCTCTCCATTGCCAATCAATAGTCAGTCATCACCAATCTCAGTGCCTGCTCCCAAGGAGAAAAGGGGATGGAGATATCCGAGATGGGCAGGTGCAGGGAAGAGTTTAAGTTCACAAGAACTGAGCACAAGTGTGCCACCACTTCAGAGGCTGTCGGAGGCTGCGATTGACAATAAAAGGCATGCAATGGCTGTTGCAgtggccacagctgcagctgctgaTGCTGCTGTTGCTGTGGCACAGGCAGCAGCAGCTGTAGTACGCCTCACAACCGCTGCCACTAAACAAAAAGCCACTGCTGTCAAGGAAGATGCAGCTACCAAAATTCAGTCTGCTTTTCGTGCCTACCTG GCAAGAAAAGCTCTGTGTGCATTGAGAGGCCTGGTAAAGCTGCAAGCTTTGGTAAGAGGCCACCTTGTCAGGAAGCAAGCTGCTGCTACTCTTCGTTGCATGCAGGCTCTAGTGATAGCTCAAGAGCGAGCTCGAGCCCGGAGGATCCGCATGGCTGAAGAGTCACAGGTTATCCCACAGTGGCAGTCCATCCACAGGAGATCACCACAGCACCCACAATCTAGACAATCGCAT GATATGGATAGAAATTCCAACAAGAATATTGAGATAGTGGATCTGGATCTTGGGGGATCAAGAGGCAGTATAAAGAGTAGAAAAAGTTATTCAACCACAAAAACTGAAACAAATGAGCAGCAGTTTTCTGGATACTATGATCAAAATTTTTCGCCCTCTAATGTAGACCAGAATCAACAGTTCTCACCTGCTCCATCTGCCTTCACGGAAATGAGTGGTAGGGCTTACAGTGGACATTTCGAGGATTTCACATTCATAACAGCACAGAGCAGTCCCCAGTACTTATCAGCTATTCCAGTTCCTGATCCAACACACTCTTATGGTCATCCCTTCTTTCCCAACTACATGGCAAACACTGAATCTTCAAGAGCTAAGGCAAGGTCACAGAGTGCACCACGCCAGCGAACTGATACATTTGAGCGACAAACAAGCAGGCGGAGACTATCAACAGAAGGAAGGAACATTCCTAGAGTTGTAAAGATGCAGCGATCATCTTCCCATGTTGGCCTGATAATCGATGGGTATCAATATCCTTTGTCTTTCAAGTTAGATAGGTCCAGCATGTCCCTCAAAGACAGTGAATGTGGTTCAACGAGCACTGTGCTAACAAATACCAATTACTGCAGCTGA
- the LOC135644787 gene encoding EPIDERMAL PATTERNING FACTOR-like protein 4 has translation MLVLRHQCRLLSAAFALLLFAAAALGVVFVGIDQEVEERRLGSPEQEHWERLVGPGSSPPSCRARCGRCFPCQPVRVVIQPGQSVPQDYYPEAWRCRCGNKLFVP, from the exons ATGCTTGTCCTGCGCCACCAGTGCCGCCTCCTCTCCGCCGCCTTCGCCCTCCTCTTGTTCGCCGCCGCAGCTCTTG GGGTTGTATTCGTGGGAATCGATCAGGAAGTGGAAGAAAGGCGGCTGGGATCACCGGAACAAGAGCACTGGGAGCGACTCGTCGGCCCTGGCTCGTCCCCTCCATCGTGCCGCGCCCGGTGCGGCCGGTGCTTCCCCTGCCAGCCCGTGCGCGTCGTGATCCAGCCGGGCCAGAGCGTGCCGCAAGACTACTACCCCGAGGCCTGGCGATGCAGGTGCGGCAACAAGCTCTTCGTGCCCTGA
- the LOC135644816 gene encoding protein TIFY 4B-like gives MPPPDPAAMGPGEVASRSPLDKPFADLTDEDIAQLTREDCRRFLKAKGMRRPSWNKSQAIQQVISLKALFEGRPGCDDSPAGGGILRKLPPVTSAPVSPPQNSPPPATEEGSGGGGSGAQPPAKEPSPYRRKDPFPPPFFAGDLTCSTPIAELDRPHPPENRCFSPRTTADLPGEQMTIFYDGMINVYDDVSADQARAIMELAASPACFEDPTDPLPPARRPVFRLPPGPAPPFARAFRIRATGRMPHRVAGGLEGRRVPRETEHEVPTSRKASLQRYLEKRKDRFKGKKILGGSTSSDMEMMYISQKLRCLNHSELPNLNETSFPSLSQPPQSPARCSSAENQSGEKYFIDLNDDSGGI, from the exons ATGCCTCCTCCGGATCCCGCCGCCATGGGCCCCGGGGAGGTCGCCTCCCGCTCGCCGCTTGACAAGCCCTTCGCTGACCTCACCGACGAGGACATCGCCCAGCTCACCCGCGAGGACTGCCGCCGCTTCCTCAAAGCCAAAG GCATGCGGCGGCCGTCGTGGAACAAGTCGCAAGCGATTCAGCAGGTTATCTCCCTCAAGGCACTTTTCGAGGGGCGGCCGGGCTGCGACGACTCCCCCGCAGGCGGAGGGATCCTTCGGAAGCTTCCCCCTGTTACTTCGGCGCCGGTGTCTCCGCCGCAG AACTCGCCACCTCCGGCGACGGAGGAAGGCAGCGGCGGGGGCGGCAGTGGAGCGCAACCTCCGGCGAAAGAGCCCTCGCCGTACCGGAGGAAGGATCCGTTTCCCCCGCCATTCTTTGCCGGAGACCTGACCTGCAGTACCCCGATCGCCGAACTAGACCGTCCTCACCCGCCGGAGAACCGATGCTTCTCCCCCAG GACGACGGCGGACCTACCGGGAGAGCAGATGACGATCTTCTACGACGGGATGATCAACGTGTACGATGACGTCTCGGCCGATCAG GCGAGGGCGATCATGGAGCTCGCTGCCAGCCCGGCCTGCTTCGAAGACCCGACTGATCCGCTTCCTCCGGCCCGGCGGCCGGTCTTCCGCTTGCCCCCGGGCCCCGCTCCCCCTTTCGCCCGAGCCTTCCGAATCCGGGCGACAG GCAGGATGCCCCACCGTGTGGCGGGCGGGTTGGAGGGCCGGAGGGTGCCGCGGGAAACAGAGCATG AAGTTCCAACAAGTAGAAAAGCATCATTGCAAAGGTACTTGGAGAAAAGGAAAGATAG GTTTAAGGGCAAAAAGATCCTCGGAGGTTCAACTTCTTCCGATATGGAGATGATGTACATTAGCCAAAAGTTGAGATGCCTGAACCATAGTGAGCTCCCGAACCTGAATGAAACAAGCTTCCCTTCTCTGTCCCAGCCACCTCAATCACCAGCAAGGTGCAGCTCGGCAGAAAACCAAAGTGGAGAGAAATATTTCATCGATCTCAATGATGACA GCGGCGGAATTTAA
- the LOC135644975 gene encoding perakine reductase-like isoform X1 translates to MDHLLSVELRNLDGVSYSKRQPRGRDSMEQKAQQRTRVPKVKLGTQGLEVGLEKKHHRVSKLGFGCSGLSGIFNDPLSYEEGAAIVIDAFHNGVTFFDTSDAYGNGHNENLIGQALKHLPREKVQIASKFGIAGFQDGRLLINGLPEYARKCCEGSLQRLGVDYIDLYFPHRVDTTVPIEHTMHELKKLVEEGKIKYIGLCEASPDTIRRAHAVHPISAVQMEWSLWTRDIEDEIIPLCRELGIGVIAYSPLGHGFFAGRAGTEGLPEGSIVALNPRFNGENADKNKKLFVRVTKLAEKHGCTPPQLALAWVLHQGEDVVPIPGTTKVKHLDANIASLDVKLSEEELKEVSDAMPVDEIGGERDIELFTSCSWKFANTPLPATPLE, encoded by the exons ATGGATCATTTACTTTCTGTAGAGCTCAGAAATCTTGACGGCGTCAGTTACAGCAAGCGGCAGCCTCGAGGACGGGACAGCATGGAGCAGAAGGCACAACAGCGGACTCGAGTCCCAAAAGTGAAGCTTGGGACACAAGGACTGGAGGTAGGCCTTGAGAAGAAACATCATCGG GTTTCAAAGTTGGGTTTTGGTTGCTCGGGTCTCTCAGGGATATTCAACGATCCTCTGTCCTACGAAGAAGGTGCTGCCATCGTCATTGATGCCTTCCATAACGGGGTGACGTTCTTCGACACTTCTGATGCCTATGGCAACGGACACAATGAAAACCTTATTGGGCAG GCTCTGAAGCATCTGCCAAGAGAAAAAGTGCAGATAGCAAGCAAGTTCGGCATTGCTGGTTTCCAGGACGGACGGCTGCTGATCAATGGCTTGCCGGAATATGCTCGCAAATGCTGTGAAGGCAGTCTCCAACGCCTCGGTGTTGATTACATCGATCTGTACTTTCCTCACCGAGTGGACACAACAGTGCCGATAGAGCATACT ATGCATGAACTCAAGAAATTAGTGGAGGAAGGGAAGATCAAGTACATCGGCCTGTGCGAAGCAAGTCCCGACACGATAAGGCGTGCGCATGCTGTGCATCCCATCTCTGCTGTGCAGATGGAGTGGTCGCTGTGGACTCGTGATATAGAGGATGAGATAATTCCCCTTTGCCG AGAGCTTGGTATTGGAGTAATTGCATATAGCCCTCTTGGACACGGTTTCTTTGCTGGAAGAGCAGGCACAGAAGGATTACCTGAAGGGAGCATAGTG GCCCTCAATCCCAGGTTCAATGGGGAGAATGCTGACAAGAATAAGAAACTGTTCGTGCGAGTCACCAAACTGGCTGAGAAGCACGGGTGCACTCCCCCCCAGCTAGCTCTGGCTTGGGTTCTCCACCAAGGAGAAGACGTGGTGCCTATTCCAG GTACGACAAAGGTTAAGCACCTGGATGCCAATATCGCCTCCCTTGATGTGAAGCTAAGTGAAGAGGAGTTGAAAGAGGTTTCTGATGCGATGCCGGTGGATGAGATTGGTGGGGAGAGGGACATCGAGCTCTTCACCAGTTGCTCATGGAAGTTTGCTAATACACCACTTCCTGCCACCCCACTTGAATAA
- the LOC135644975 gene encoding perakine reductase-like isoform X2, with protein sequence MDHLLSVELRNLDGVSYSKRQPRGRDSMEQKAQQRTRVPKVKLGTQGLEVSKLGFGCSGLSGIFNDPLSYEEGAAIVIDAFHNGVTFFDTSDAYGNGHNENLIGQALKHLPREKVQIASKFGIAGFQDGRLLINGLPEYARKCCEGSLQRLGVDYIDLYFPHRVDTTVPIEHTMHELKKLVEEGKIKYIGLCEASPDTIRRAHAVHPISAVQMEWSLWTRDIEDEIIPLCRELGIGVIAYSPLGHGFFAGRAGTEGLPEGSIVALNPRFNGENADKNKKLFVRVTKLAEKHGCTPPQLALAWVLHQGEDVVPIPGTTKVKHLDANIASLDVKLSEEELKEVSDAMPVDEIGGERDIELFTSCSWKFANTPLPATPLE encoded by the exons ATGGATCATTTACTTTCTGTAGAGCTCAGAAATCTTGACGGCGTCAGTTACAGCAAGCGGCAGCCTCGAGGACGGGACAGCATGGAGCAGAAGGCACAACAGCGGACTCGAGTCCCAAAAGTGAAGCTTGGGACACAAGGACTGGAG GTTTCAAAGTTGGGTTTTGGTTGCTCGGGTCTCTCAGGGATATTCAACGATCCTCTGTCCTACGAAGAAGGTGCTGCCATCGTCATTGATGCCTTCCATAACGGGGTGACGTTCTTCGACACTTCTGATGCCTATGGCAACGGACACAATGAAAACCTTATTGGGCAG GCTCTGAAGCATCTGCCAAGAGAAAAAGTGCAGATAGCAAGCAAGTTCGGCATTGCTGGTTTCCAGGACGGACGGCTGCTGATCAATGGCTTGCCGGAATATGCTCGCAAATGCTGTGAAGGCAGTCTCCAACGCCTCGGTGTTGATTACATCGATCTGTACTTTCCTCACCGAGTGGACACAACAGTGCCGATAGAGCATACT ATGCATGAACTCAAGAAATTAGTGGAGGAAGGGAAGATCAAGTACATCGGCCTGTGCGAAGCAAGTCCCGACACGATAAGGCGTGCGCATGCTGTGCATCCCATCTCTGCTGTGCAGATGGAGTGGTCGCTGTGGACTCGTGATATAGAGGATGAGATAATTCCCCTTTGCCG AGAGCTTGGTATTGGAGTAATTGCATATAGCCCTCTTGGACACGGTTTCTTTGCTGGAAGAGCAGGCACAGAAGGATTACCTGAAGGGAGCATAGTG GCCCTCAATCCCAGGTTCAATGGGGAGAATGCTGACAAGAATAAGAAACTGTTCGTGCGAGTCACCAAACTGGCTGAGAAGCACGGGTGCACTCCCCCCCAGCTAGCTCTGGCTTGGGTTCTCCACCAAGGAGAAGACGTGGTGCCTATTCCAG GTACGACAAAGGTTAAGCACCTGGATGCCAATATCGCCTCCCTTGATGTGAAGCTAAGTGAAGAGGAGTTGAAAGAGGTTTCTGATGCGATGCCGGTGGATGAGATTGGTGGGGAGAGGGACATCGAGCTCTTCACCAGTTGCTCATGGAAGTTTGCTAATACACCACTTCCTGCCACCCCACTTGAATAA
- the LOC135580878 gene encoding uncharacterized protein LOC135580878 isoform X1, producing MLTVHHAGAIQNYWIDGERKTYVPACSDSSRHAYNMKGFLAFRHCLERPCIQNLWMSPNLKSHYSRLRNHHLWRTSKDGTRKNWLCHWDSNASSDHDYRSSRNIAISLLKRYRIVIDRGGGDNLKEFISAGVNAYALGCTDEGLRKELIRMKDSGAEIEGLQSHSGGTTLKFEILTEEVNECILWLSIVFITILCTPQPTVVRWSSTPPVSAETMHQWKGFCAIIANAYYTRGMAWLPVKTLQLEQMVVMGSSEEPSVVASRMRLVFSTLEVVSPQWPRV from the exons ATGCTGACAGTACACCATGCGGGAGCCATTCAAAATTATTGGATTGATGGAGAAAGAAAGACATATGTGCCAGCATGTTCAGACAGCAGTCGGCATGCTTATAACATGAAAGGCTTTCTAGCCTTCCGGCATTGTTTGGAGAGACCATGTATACAAAATCTTTGGATGTCTCCTAACTTAAAGTCTCACTATAGCAGACTAAGAAACCATCACCTCTGGAGAACCTCAAAAGATGGAACCAGAAAAAACTGGCTG TGTCATTGGGATAGTAATGCATCATCTGATCACGATTATCGTTCATCACGCAATATAGCCATAAGCCTGTTGAAACGGTACAGAATTGTAATTGATCGTGGTGGAGGAGACAACCTTAAA GAGTTTATCAGTGCTGGGGTGAATGCATATGCTCTTGGTTGTACTGATGAGGGTCTAAGAAAAGAACTTATTAGAATGAAGGATTCTGGTGCTGAGATTGAAGGACTTCAAAGTCATAGTGGAGGAACCACTTTGAAGTTTGAAATTCTCACTGAGGAG GTCAATGAGTGCATTTTATGGTTGAGTATTGTATTTATCACGATCCTGTGCACGCCACAACCCACAGTTGTCAGGTGGTCATCTACGCCGCCAGTGTCAGCTGAAACCATGCATCAATGGAAAGGATTTTGTGCTATCATTGCAAATGCTTATTATACAAGGGGAATGGCATG GTTACCAGTGAAGACTTTGCAGCTAGAACAAATGGTGGTAATGGGCAGTTCTGAGGAACCATCTGTTGTAGCAAGTCGGATGAGATTAGTTTTCAGCACGCTAGAG GTAGTCAGTCCTCAGTGGCCACGAGTTTGA
- the LOC135580878 gene encoding uncharacterized protein LOC135580878 isoform X2 — protein sequence MLTVHHAGAIQNYWIDGERKTYVPACSDSSRHAYNMKGFLAFRHCLERPCIQNLWMSPNLKSHYSRLRNHHLWRTSKDGTRKNWLCHWDSNASSDHDYRSSRNIAISLLKRYRIVIDRGGGDNLKEFISAGVNAYALGCTDEGLRKELIRMKDSGAEIEGLQSHSGGTTLKFEILTEEVNECILWLSIVFITILCTPQPTVVRWSSTPPVSAETMHQWKGFCAIIANAYYTRGMACTGYQ from the exons ATGCTGACAGTACACCATGCGGGAGCCATTCAAAATTATTGGATTGATGGAGAAAGAAAGACATATGTGCCAGCATGTTCAGACAGCAGTCGGCATGCTTATAACATGAAAGGCTTTCTAGCCTTCCGGCATTGTTTGGAGAGACCATGTATACAAAATCTTTGGATGTCTCCTAACTTAAAGTCTCACTATAGCAGACTAAGAAACCATCACCTCTGGAGAACCTCAAAAGATGGAACCAGAAAAAACTGGCTG TGTCATTGGGATAGTAATGCATCATCTGATCACGATTATCGTTCATCACGCAATATAGCCATAAGCCTGTTGAAACGGTACAGAATTGTAATTGATCGTGGTGGAGGAGACAACCTTAAA GAGTTTATCAGTGCTGGGGTGAATGCATATGCTCTTGGTTGTACTGATGAGGGTCTAAGAAAAGAACTTATTAGAATGAAGGATTCTGGTGCTGAGATTGAAGGACTTCAAAGTCATAGTGGAGGAACCACTTTGAAGTTTGAAATTCTCACTGAGGAG GTCAATGAGTGCATTTTATGGTTGAGTATTGTATTTATCACGATCCTGTGCACGCCACAACCCACAGTTGTCAGGTGGTCATCTACGCCGCCAGTGTCAGCTGAAACCATGCATCAATGGAAAGGATTTTGTGCTATCATTGCAAATGCTTATTATACAAGGGGAATGGCATG CACAGGTTACCAGTGA